A single region of the Raphanus sativus cultivar WK10039 chromosome 1, ASM80110v3, whole genome shotgun sequence genome encodes:
- the LOC130507997 gene encoding cytochrome P450 78A6-like, whose translation MFSLSMRTEIENLWVFALASKCNIFIQEHFVSLLIAVAITWFTLTIVFWSTPGGPAWGRYFFTRRFTSGCNQKNKNLIPGPRGFPLVGSMSLMSSRVAHQRIAAVAAMRNAKRLMAFSLGDTKVVVTCHPDVAKEILNSSVFADRPVDETAYGLMFNRAMGFAPNGAYWRTLRRLGSNHLFNPKQIKRSEEQRQVIATQMVNVFARNAETAFGVRDLLKTASLSNMMGLVFGKQYELESSNNVESECLKGLVEEGYDLLGTLNWTDHLPWLAGLDFQQVRFRCSQLVPKVSQLLSRIIHEQRASTCNFLDVLHSLHGSEKLSESDMVAVLWEMIFRGTDTVAVLIEWVLARIVLHPKVQSTVHDELDRVVGRSRAVDESDLPSLTYLTAMIKEVLRLHPPGPLLSWARLSITDTTVDGYHVPAGTTAMVNMWAIARDPHVWENPLEFKPERFVAKEGEAEFSVLGSDLRLAPFGSGKRVCPGKNLGLATVSFWVATLLHEFEWLPSVNANPPDLSEVLRLSCEMACPLVVNLRPRRMIA comes from the exons ATGTTTTCTTTGAGTATGAGAACCGAAATAGAAAATCTGTGGGTCTTTGCTCTTGCATCAAAATGCAATATTTTCATCCAAGAAcattttgtttctcttctcatCGCCGTAGCCATCACTTGGTTTACCTTAACCATCGTATTTTGGTCTACACCTGGTGGACCGGCTTGGGGAAGATACTTTTTCACTCGCCGGTTTACTTCCGGCTGCaaccaaaaaaacaagaatctCATTCCCGGTCCGAGAGGGTTTCCACTCGTGGGAAGTATGAGCCTAATGTCAAGCCGCGTTGCTCATCAGCGCATAGCCGCAGTGGCTGCGATGAGAAACGCCAAGCGGCTCATGGCGTTCAGCCTCGGTGATACTAAAGTGGTGGTGACGTGTCATCCTGACGTGGCAAAGGAAATACTGAACAGCTCGGTGTTTGCAGACCGACCTGTTGACGAAACCGCTTATGGTTTGATGTTTAACCGAGCCATGGGATTTGCTCCAAATGGTGCTTACTGGCGTACCCTACGTAGGCTAGGTTCGAACCATCTCTTTAACCCAAAACAAATCAAACGCTCGGAGGAGCAGAGACAAGTGATCGCAACTCAGATGGTGAACGTATTTGCACGTAACGCTGAAACCGCGTTTGGAGTACGTGATTTGCTCAAAACAGCGTCGCTGTCTAACATGATGGGTTTAGTTTTCGGGAAACAGTATGAACTGGAGTCTAGTAACAACGTTGAGTCGGAATGCTTGAAGGGTTTAGTCGAAGAGGGGTATGATCTTCTCGGTACACTGAACTGGACCGACCATCTTCCTTGGTTAGCCGGTCTAGATTTCCAACAAGTCCGGTTCAGATGCTCACAGCTTGTACCGAAAGTAAGCCAGTTATTGAGCCGAATCATTCATGAACAACGTGCCTCTACGTGCAATTTTCTCGACGTGTTACATTCTCTTCATGGTTCCGAAAAATTGTCAGAATCCGATATGGTCGCTGTTCTTTGG GAAATGATATTTAGGGGGACGGATACAGTGGCTGTTTTGATCGAGTGGGTGCTAGCGAGGATTGTGTTGCATCCTAAAGTTCAGTCAACGGTCCATGATGAGCTTGACCGAGTCGTTGGCAGATCCAGAGCCGTCGATGAGTCTGACCTTCCATCCCTCACGTATCTAACTGCTATGATCAAAGAAGTGTTGAGGCTGCATCCACCAGGCCCACTTCTCTCTTGGGCTCGTCTCTCGATAACAGACACCACCGTAGACGGGTATCACGTGCCTGCTGGGACCACCGCGATGGTGAACATGTGGGCTATAGCACGTGATCCCCACGTGTGGGAAAATCCTTTGGAGTTTAAGCCCGAGAGGTTCGTGGCTAAAGAGGGTGAAGCTGAGTTCTCTGTTCTCGGGTCGGATCTGAGGCTGGCACCCTTCGGTTCGGGTAAGAGAGTTTGCCCAGGAAAGAATTTGGGGCTTGCGACGGTTTCGTTTTGGGTTGCTACACTCTTGCATGAGTTTGAGTGGCTTCCTAGTGTCAACGCTAACCCTCCTGACCTTTCAGAAGTTTTGAGGCTGTCGTGCGAGATGGCTTGTCCTCTCGTCGTTAACTTACGCCCGAGGCGTATGATAGCATAA
- the LOC108861479 gene encoding uncharacterized protein LOC108861479, translating into MKEDRRFPHRHEVLQFLKTKTALVIFILLLTYVFGYLTAYYNHQPSLHVPPPPSTAVFKTVKSTKPRSCLVDNFRVTTRCGDLVPPESIRQTVIDKIFNGTSPYVDFPPPHAGKYLRSKRIKGWGSYGDVFENLIRQVRPRTIVEVGSFLGASAIHMANLTRRLGLEETQILCVDDFRGWPGFRDRFKDMALVNGDVLLLYQFMQNVVSSDLTGSILPVPFSTGSALEKLCEWGVAADLVEIDAGHDFNSAWADINRAVRLLRPGGVLFGHDYFTAADNRGVRRAVNLFAEINRLKVTTDGQHWVIHSVNVI; encoded by the coding sequence ATGAAGGAGGATCGGCGTTTTCCTCACAGACATGAAGTCCTCCAGTTCTTGAAAACCAAAACGGCGCTCGTTATCTTCATACTACTACTAACTTATGTCTTTGGTTACTTAACCGCATACTATAACCATCAACCTTCTTTACACGtgccaccaccaccatcaaCAGCAGTGTTTAAGACCGTCAAGTCGACAAAACCTCGCAGTTGCCTAGTTGACAACTTCCGAGTAACCACTCGCTGCGGCGACCTTGTTCCGCCGGAATCAATCCGTCAAACGGTCATCGACAAGATCTTCAACGGAACTTCACCGTACGTCGACTTCCCACCGCCGCACGCCGGGAAATATCTCCGGTCAAAACGGATCAAAGGCTGGGGATCGTACGGAGACGTCTTCGAGAATCTAATCCGCCAGGTCAGACCTCGGACGATCGTGGAAGTTGGAAGCTTTCTCGGTGCCTCGGCGATTCACATGGCGAACCTCACGCGCCGCCTTGGACTCGAGGAAACTCAGATTCTGTGCGTTGACGATTTTCGTGGCTGGCCCGGTTTTCGAGACCGGTTTAAAGACATGGCGTTGGTGAACGGCGATGTCTTGCTTTTGTACCAGTTTATGCAAAACGTGGTCAGCTCTGATTTAACCGGTTCGATTTTACCGGTTCCGTTCTCTACTGGTTCGGCTTTGGAGAAGCTGTGTGAGTGGGGTGTAGCGGCGGATCTGGTGGAGATAGACGCGGGTCACGATTTCAACTCGGCTTGGGCTGATATAAACCGGGCGGTCCGGTTACTGCGACCCGGCGGAGTTTTGTTCGGTCACGATTATTTCACGGCAGCTGATAACAGAGGAGTGAGGAGAGCTGTTAATTTGTTCGCGGAGATTAACCGGTTAAAAGTCACAACCGATGGTCAACATTGGGTTATCCACTCGGTTAATGTTATTTGA
- the LOC130508001 gene encoding uncharacterized protein LOC130508001 → MAASTGGKAKYIIGALIGSFGISYLFDKLISDNKIFGGNTPGTVSNKDWWKATDEKFQAWPRTAGPPVVMNPISRQNFIVKSRPE, encoded by the exons ATGGCAGCATCAACAGGAGGTAAAGCCAAGTACATAATCGGTGCTCTCATCGGCTCTTTCGGAATCTCATACCTCTTTGACAAACTTATCTCTGATAATAAGATCTTTGGAGGcaa TACTCCAGGAACCGTCTCCAACAAGGATTGGTGGAAGGCGACAGACGAGAAGTTCCAAGCTTGGCCAAGAACCGCTGGTCCTCCCGTCGTCATGAATCCCATCAGCCGTCAGAATTTCATCGTTAAGTCTCGTCCAGAATAA
- the LOC108857255 gene encoding GRF1-interacting factor 2, producing MQQSPQMFPTMVPSIASSNITTEQIQNYLDENKKLIMAIMENQNLGKLAECAQYQALLQKNLMYLAAIADAQPPPPTTGPAQAPAMASQMTAAPHPSMQPPSYFMQQHPQASGMVAQQQASPAGGIFPPRGPLQFGSPHQLHDPQQQQQLQLHQQAMQGHMGGIRPFPMGINNNNNGMQHQMQQQLPETSLGGSAANVGLRGGGKQDGGDGQGKDDGK from the exons ATGCAGCAGTCACCGCAAATGTTTCCGACGATGGTTCCTTCGATTGCGTCATCTAACATCACCACAGAGCAGATCCAAAAC TACCTTGATGAGAACAAAAAGCTGATAATGGCAATCATGGAGAACCAGAATCTGGGGAAACTTGCAGAATGTGCACa GTACCAAGCTCTTCTCCAGAAGAACTTAATGTACCTCGCTGCTATTGCTGATGCTCAGCCTCCTCCACCTACAACAGGACCTGCACAAGCACCAGCTATGGCTtctcag ATGACGGCAGCACCACATCCTTCGATGCAACCGCCGAGCTACTTTATGCAACAACACCCACAAGCTTCAGGGATGGTGGCTCAACAACAAGCATCTCCCGCCGGCGGTATTTTCCCTCCAAGAGGTCCTTTGCAGTTTGGTAGCCCTCACCAGCTTCATGATCCGCAACAGCAACAGCAGCTTCAGCTACATCAACAAGCTATGCAAGGACACATGGGTGGGATTAGACCCTTTCCAATGggtatcaacaacaacaacaatgggATGCAGCATCAGATGCAACAACAACTGCCAGAAACCTCTCTTGGAGGAAGTGCTGCAAACg TGGGGCTTAGAGGAGGAGGCAAGCAAGATGGAGGAGATGGACAAGGGAAAGATGATGGCAAATGA
- the LOC108861096 gene encoding CBL-interacting serine/threonine-protein kinase 9 — MNGSRKRMTPASRTRVGNYEMGRTLGEGSFAKVKYARNTVTEDIAAIKILDRDKVLRHKMVEQLKREISTMKLIKHPNVVEIIEVMASKTKIYIVLELVNGGELFDKIAQQGRLKEDEARKYVQQLINAVDYCHSRGVYHRDLKPENLLLDSNGVLKVSDFGLSAFSLQIREDGLLHTACGTPNYVAPEVLSDKGYDGAAADVWSCGVILFVLMAGYLPFDEPNLMTLYKRICKAEFNCPPWFSPGAKSVIKRILDPSPITRISIAELLEDEWFKQGYKPPSFEQDDEDITIDDVDAAFSNSKECLVTEKKEKPESMNAFELISSSSEFSLENLFEKQAQLVKKETRFTSNRPASEIMSKMEETAKPLGFNVRKDKYKIKMKGDKSGRKGQLSVATEVFEVAPSLHVVELRKTGGDTLEFHKFYKTFSSGLKDVVWNTDGAAQEHKV, encoded by the exons ATGAACGGGAGTAGAAAGAGGATGACGCCGGCGAGCAGGACGAGAGTGGGAAACTACGAGATGGGACGAACTCTAGGCGAAGGTAGCTTCGCTAAGGTCAAATACGCAAGGAACACCGTCACTGAAGATATAGCTGCTATTAAAATCCTCGACCGAGATAAGGTTCTACGTCACAAAATGGTTGAGCAG CTTAAAAGAGAAATATCGACAATGAAACTGATTAAACATCCAAATGTGGTTGAAATCATTGAG GTTATGGCGAGCAAAACGAAGATCTATATAGTTCTTGAGCTTGTCAATGGAGGTGAACTCTTTGATAAAATC GCTCAACAAGGGAGACTTAAGGAGGATGAAGCTAGGAAATATGTTCAGCAGCTAATTAATGCCGTTGATTACTGCCACAGTCGAGGGGTCTACCACAGAGATCTCAAG CCTGAAAATCTTCTCCTTGATTCAAATGGGGTTTTAAAAGTTTCTGATTTTGGGTTAAGCGCTTTCTCACTACAAATTCGG GAAGATGGTTTGCTTCACACAGCTTGTGGAACGCCCAACTATGTTGCTCCTGAG GTTCTGTCGGACAAAGGCTATGACGGTGCAGCAGCAGATGTATGGTCATGTGGTGTTATTCTATTTGTTCTCATGGCTGGTTACTTGCCCTTTGATGAGCCAAATCTCATGACATTATACAAACGT ATATGCAAGGCTGAATTCAACTGCCCACCATGGTTCTCGCCTGGTGCCAAGAGTGTCATTAAGCGTATTCTTGATCCCAGCCCTATAACC AGAATAAGTATCGCAGAGTTACTGGAAGATGAATGGTTCAAGCAAGGGTACAAGCCGCCATCTTTTGAGCAAGATGATGAAGACATAACCATTGATGATGTTGATGCTGCTTTCAGCAACTCTAAG GAATGTCTTGTAacagagaagaaggagaaaccTGAATCTATGAACGCTTTTGAACTTATCTCTAGCTCAAGCGAGTTCAGTCTTGAGAACTTGTTCGAGAAGCAAGCC CAACTTGTGAAAAAAGAGACCCGGTTTACTTCAAACAGACCTGCGAGCGAAATAATGTCCAAGATGGAAGAAACCGCAAAGCCATTAGGTTTCAATGTCCGTAAAGACAAGTACAAG ataaaaatgaaaggagacaaaAGTGGTCGTAAAGGCCAGCTCTCAGTTGCTACAGAG GTGTTTGAAGTGGCACCATCATTGCATGTGGTAGAGCTTAGGAAAACCGGCGGTGATACCCTCGAGTTTCACAAG TTCTACAAAACCTTCTCATCTGGATTAAAGGATGTAGTCTGGAATACTGACGGAGCAGCTCAAGAACATAAAGTTTAA